The Buttiauxella selenatireducens genome has a window encoding:
- a CDS encoding energy-coupling factor ABC transporter transmembrane protein — protein sequence MTGLDRISYQSRWYHVSPVRKFWLWLAMMVLAFVLPPSGQACLLALVAALTCWLLRISLRRWCRWMALPFGFLLVGVVTILFSISHQPGALLWSVPVGSVWVGISHDGLLMANATFWRSLAALASTFWLVLNLPFPQLIVLLQRARVPRLMTEQILLTWRFIFILLEEALAIHRAQTLRFGYRRLPQGYRSFAMLVGLLLTRVMMRYQQMVTVLDIKLYQGDFHL from the coding sequence CTGACCGGGCTTGACCGAATCAGCTATCAGAGCCGCTGGTATCACGTTTCACCGGTCCGCAAGTTCTGGCTGTGGCTGGCGATGATGGTGCTGGCGTTTGTCCTGCCGCCGTCTGGCCAGGCTTGTCTGCTGGCGCTGGTGGCGGCGCTAACCTGCTGGTTACTGCGCATTTCGCTCAGGCGTTGGTGCCGTTGGATGGCGCTGCCTTTTGGTTTTTTGCTGGTGGGGGTTGTCACTATTCTTTTCAGTATCAGCCACCAACCTGGGGCGCTGCTATGGAGCGTGCCGGTGGGCAGCGTCTGGGTTGGTATCAGTCATGACGGCTTGCTGATGGCAAATGCCACCTTCTGGCGCAGCCTGGCGGCGCTGGCGTCAACCTTCTGGCTGGTACTGAATCTGCCTTTTCCGCAATTGATTGTGTTGCTGCAACGGGCGCGGGTGCCGCGTTTAATGACCGAACAAATTCTACTGACATGGCGCTTTATTTTTATTTTGCTGGAGGAGGCGCTGGCTATCCACCGCGCTCAGACGTTGCGCTTTGGTTATCGCCGTCTGCCGCAGGGATACCGATCGTTTGCGATGCTGGTCGGACTGCTTCTCACCCGCGTGATGATGCGTTATCAGCAAATGGTGACGGTGCTGGATATCAAATTGTATCAGGGTGATTTTCACCTGTAA
- a CDS encoding energy-coupling factor ABC transporter substrate-binding protein translates to MKKTIILLGMVIALVILPFFVDHNGEYGGSDGEAESQIQIIAPNYTPWFQPLYEPASGEIESLLFTLQGALGTAVIFYIFGYWKGRQRATDRA, encoded by the coding sequence ATGAAAAAGACAATTATTTTGCTCGGGATGGTCATTGCGCTGGTGATACTGCCCTTCTTCGTTGACCACAATGGCGAGTATGGCGGTTCCGACGGTGAAGCAGAAAGCCAGATTCAAATCATCGCCCCGAATTACACACCGTGGTTCCAGCCGCTGTATGAACCCGCAAGCGGCGAAATAGAAAGCTTACTGTTTACCTTGCAGGGCGCTTTGGGCACGGCGGTGATTTTCTACATTTTCGGTTACTGGAAAGGGAGACAACGTGCAACTGACCGGGCTTGA